Proteins encoded within one genomic window of Falsibacillus pallidus:
- a CDS encoding VanW family protein, which produces MKKVKWLTSVLIVCSLIGLTGCSEKTAKEKELEKKVAELQQQIDELKREKEKAEKEQAPEEKPEQEEQSGVVEVINPLTMEVIKTIDPKEMGYVTDRAAYEKEIAEWAKNAARGTNQAEGFDQRMYPDKIGADGQVIKGKPRMILEEAELVSKVIAASEKGGKVELPLTVTESGYKPEEAALLGEVVVASYTTQFDSSVAGRSKNIELSAESINNVIVGVGDVFSFNTTVGPSDAEHGYQKAKEAVDGKLVDGIGGGICQTSSTLYNAVDQIGVSYVEKHHHSVHVGYVPTERDATVSYGGLDFRFQNSTTAPFLLKAYVKNGSLTVEVRTSKAHQGEFTVH; this is translated from the coding sequence ATGAAAAAGGTAAAATGGCTAACGTCGGTTTTGATCGTGTGCAGCCTCATTGGGCTGACGGGGTGTTCTGAAAAGACAGCGAAGGAAAAGGAACTCGAAAAAAAGGTTGCAGAACTCCAGCAGCAGATTGATGAGCTGAAGAGGGAGAAGGAAAAAGCCGAGAAGGAGCAAGCGCCGGAAGAAAAACCGGAACAGGAGGAGCAATCAGGGGTGGTTGAAGTGATCAATCCATTAACCATGGAAGTCATTAAAACCATCGACCCGAAAGAAATGGGCTATGTTACGGATCGGGCTGCCTATGAAAAAGAGATTGCGGAGTGGGCAAAAAATGCTGCAAGGGGCACCAATCAAGCAGAAGGATTCGACCAACGGATGTATCCTGACAAAATTGGAGCGGATGGGCAGGTCATAAAAGGGAAGCCGCGAATGATCCTGGAGGAAGCGGAATTGGTCTCGAAGGTCATCGCAGCATCTGAAAAAGGCGGAAAAGTGGAATTGCCGCTGACTGTCACAGAGAGTGGATACAAGCCAGAAGAGGCTGCCCTTCTTGGGGAAGTTGTCGTTGCTTCCTATACAACCCAGTTTGACAGCAGTGTTGCTGGCCGTTCCAAAAACATTGAGCTTTCTGCAGAATCCATCAACAACGTCATTGTAGGGGTCGGCGATGTTTTCTCCTTTAATACCACAGTGGGGCCAAGTGATGCAGAGCATGGATATCAAAAAGCAAAAGAGGCAGTCGACGGGAAGTTGGTGGACGGCATTGGGGGAGGGATATGCCAGACATCATCCACTCTTTATAATGCGGTTGACCAAATCGGCGTTTCCTATGTAGAAAAGCATCATCATTCTGTGCATGTGGGATATGTTCCAACGGAAAGGGATGCCACTGTCTCGTATGGCGGATTGGATTTCCGTTTTCAAAATTCAACAACTGCCCCGTTTTTGCTGAAAGCCTACGTGAAAAATGGAAGTTTGACCGTTGAAGTGAGGACTTCAAAAGCACATCAAGGGGAGTTTACTGTTCATTAA